One window of Chryseobacterium indologenes genomic DNA carries:
- a CDS encoding peptidoglycan-binding protein LysM, translating into MTKQIAITALTFGVIIFGTNNVQAQNTAATTAVNITLNDVISIDAGSTAIGGIVTFNYATAADYNSDQTITKANSLKVTSTKNFNVRVKAGGPHFVNGSNSIPVDVLTIKVAEAPGNMGGTKNEVVLSPGERTLVSNAPLGSALTLNLDYTIPAAKSSSSDILGKPAGTYTQTVTYTATTL; encoded by the coding sequence ATGACAAAACAAATCGCCATCACAGCCTTAACTTTTGGAGTAATTATATTTGGAACTAATAATGTTCAAGCTCAAAATACAGCCGCAACCACAGCTGTAAACATTACCCTGAACGATGTGATCTCTATAGATGCAGGAAGTACAGCAATTGGTGGTATAGTTACCTTTAACTATGCTACTGCAGCAGACTATAACTCTGATCAGACGATTACCAAAGCCAACTCTTTAAAAGTTACCTCAACGAAGAATTTTAATGTAAGGGTAAAAGCAGGAGGACCGCATTTCGTCAATGGTTCAAACTCAATCCCTGTAGATGTTTTGACAATCAAGGTTGCAGAAGCTCCCGGAAATATGGGCGGAACCAAAAACGAGGTAGTTTTATCTCCAGGAGAAAGAACCTTAGTATCCAATGCTCCGCTTGGAAGTGCATTAACACTGAATCTGGATTACACCATTCCAGCAGCAAAATCCTCATCTTCTGATATTTTAGGTAAACCAGCCGGAACTTATACCCAAACAGTAACTTATACTGCGACTACTTTATAA
- a CDS encoding peptidoglycan-binding protein LysM encodes MKKLIVISALTFGAIILGTNNVQAQNTTATTTVNITLNDVISIDAGSTAIGNTVDFNYATAADYNSDQTITKANSLKVTSTKNFNVKVKAGGANFMNGTNLIPVNVLTIKAATAAGTMGGTKSAVVLSATDQTLVSNAPLGSALTLNLDYTIPAAKSSSSDILGKPAGTYTQTVTYTATAL; translated from the coding sequence ATGAAAAAACTAATCGTAATCTCAGCCTTAACTTTTGGAGCAATCATATTAGGAACTAACAATGTTCAAGCTCAAAATACTACAGCAACCACAACGGTAAACATTACCCTGAACGATGTAATCTCCATCGACGCGGGAAGTACAGCAATCGGTAATACGGTTGACTTTAACTATGCTACTGCTGCAGACTATAACTCTGATCAAACAATTACTAAAGCCAACTCTTTAAAAGTTACTTCTACAAAAAATTTTAATGTTAAAGTTAAAGCAGGAGGTGCTAATTTCATGAATGGAACCAACCTGATCCCTGTAAATGTTCTGACTATCAAAGCTGCTACTGCTGCCGGAACAATGGGCGGAACAAAAAGCGCTGTAGTTTTATCTGCAACGGATCAAACCTTAGTATCAAATGCTCCGCTTGGAAGTGCATTAACACTGAATCTGGACTACACCATTCCAGCAGCAAAATCCTCATCTTCTGATATTTTAGGTAAACCAGCCGGAACTTATACGCAAACAGTAACTTATACTGCGACTGCTTTATAA
- a CDS encoding Fn3-like domain-containing protein, which produces MHKFIHLFIFFILTGSSSFLAQSISMSPTRLFFTGNPGEKVTKTVTLQNSSDKDYVFNLNYKDWVREEDGNKVYLEAGSSKISNASWISTLENSITVPAKSTKEIVVTMQIPANASQSAVTNSMLFFTQLPQQSDKARVQNGIGIITLFEVGLHIFYTPPGNHVKSLDITNIAEVSNENTANRKVAVSIHNDGNTINDATVEFELTDTDSGKEIKLPAISISMLPDTNQVVQFSLPEKISGNFLGVVIIKMAESNDLRVGEKNFKF; this is translated from the coding sequence ATGCACAAGTTTATTCACCTTTTCATTTTCTTTATCCTCACAGGGTCTTCTTCATTTCTGGCACAAAGTATCTCCATGTCACCTACACGCTTGTTTTTCACAGGTAATCCGGGAGAAAAAGTAACAAAGACAGTCACGCTTCAAAACAGCTCGGATAAAGATTATGTTTTTAATCTCAACTACAAAGATTGGGTTAGAGAAGAAGACGGAAATAAGGTTTATCTTGAAGCAGGCAGTTCAAAAATCTCCAACGCCTCATGGATATCCACCTTAGAAAACTCTATAACAGTTCCTGCGAAAAGCACAAAGGAGATTGTAGTAACCATGCAGATTCCGGCAAATGCATCACAGTCTGCTGTTACAAACAGTATGTTGTTTTTCACCCAGCTTCCTCAGCAGTCAGATAAGGCACGTGTTCAGAATGGTATTGGTATTATCACCTTATTTGAAGTGGGACTTCACATTTTTTATACTCCACCGGGAAACCACGTAAAAAGTCTGGATATTACCAATATTGCAGAGGTGAGTAATGAGAATACAGCGAACAGAAAAGTAGCCGTAAGCATCCATAATGATGGAAACACCATCAATGATGCCACCGTTGAGTTTGAACTCACCGACACAGATAGTGGTAAGGAAATAAAATTGCCAGCAATTTCCATCTCCATGCTTCCCGATACCAATCAGGTTGTTCAATTTTCTTTACCAGAGAAAATTTCAGGGAACTTCCTTGGCGTGGTTATTATCAAAATGGCAGAATCCAATGATTTACGCGTAGGCGAAAAAAACTTTAAATTTTAA
- a CDS encoding peptidoglycan-binding protein LysM encodes MKKLIVISALTFGAIILGTNNVQAQNTTATTTVNITLNDVISIDAGSTAIGNTVDFNYATAADYNSDQTITKANSLKVTSTKNFNVKVKAGGANFMNGTNLIPVNVLTIKAATAAGTMGGTKSAVVLSATDQTLVSNAPLGSALTLNLDYTIPAAKSSSSDILGKPAGTYTQTVTYTATAL; translated from the coding sequence ATGAAAAAACTAATCGTAATCTCAGCCTTAACTTTTGGAGCAATCATATTAGGAACTAACAATGTTCAAGCTCAAAATACTACAGCAACCACAACGGTAAACATTACCCTTAACGATGTAATCTCTATCGATGCGGGAAGTACTGCAATTGGTAATACGGTCGACTTTAACTATGCTACTGCAGCAGATTATAACTCTGATCAGACGATTACTAAAGCCAACTCTTTAAAGGTTACTTCTACAAAGAACTTTAATGTTAAAGTAAAAGCAGGAGGTGCTAATTTCATGAATGGAACCAACCTGATCCCTGTAAATGTTCTGACTATCAAAGCAGCTACTGCTGCCGGAACCATGGGCGGAACAAAAAGCGCTGTTGTTTTATCTGCAACGGATCAGACTTTAGTATCCAATGCTCCGCTTGGAAGTGCATTAACACTGAATCTGGACTACACCATTCCAGCAGCAAAATCATCATCTTCTGATATTTTAGGTAAGCCAGCCGGAACTTATACTCAAACAGTAACGTATACTGCAACAGCTTTGTAG
- a CDS encoding peptidoglycan-binding protein LysM, giving the protein MKKLILISALTFGAIILGTNNVQAQNTTATTTVNITLNDVISIDAGSTAIGNTVDFNYVTAADYNSDQTITKANSLKVTSTKNFNVKVKAGGANFMNGTNLIPVNVLTIKAATAAGTMGGTKSAVVLSATDQTLVSNAPLGSALTLNLDYTIPAAKSSSSDILGKPAGTYTQTVTYTATAL; this is encoded by the coding sequence ATGAAAAAACTAATCTTAATCTCAGCCTTAACTTTTGGAGCAATCATACTAGGAACTAACAATGTTCAAGCTCAAAATACTACAGCAACCACAACGGTAAACATTACCCTGAACGATGTAATCTCTATCGATGCGGGAAGTACAGCCATTGGTAATACTGTTGACTTTAACTATGTTACTGCAGCAGACTATAATTCTGATCAGACGATTACTAAAGCCAACTCTTTAAAAGTTACTTCAACGAAGAACTTTAATGTTAAAGTAAAAGCAGGAGGTGCTAATTTCATGAATGGAACCAACCTGATCCCTGTAAATGTTCTGACTATCAAAGCTGCTACAGCTGCCGGAACCATGGGCGGAACAAAAAGCGCTGTTGTTTTATCTGCAACGGATCAAACCTTAGTATCAAATGCTCCGCTTGGAAGTGCATTAACATTGAACCTGGACTACACTATTCCAGCAGCAAAATCTTCATCTTCTGATATTTTAGGTAAACCAGCCGGAACTTATACTCAAACAGTAACTTATACTGCAACAGCTTTATAA